GGTCATTATATGTGTCTGTGGGAATTGTATACACTAAAACTCACTGTAGTTTGCATTGCATTCTACAAATTGAGACCTTTCCTAcaatatataacacatggctgtGTCGtctttttttatagatttaccaactctgaatataattgttgtgataacaaatttgcaaatgatgagaacaaAACTTATTCTtatttgtcagtaaattaaaatgcaaaatttaAGAATTAGTAGGATCAGCTAcagtatatgcattgtaaagtccagattctaagctttaaaatgacacctattttgttCAGCTCAAGCAAGTAGTTACAcatcagtgctgatttagggacatatcgcacgattgcaagtgtgatattgcttacatacaacagttcaatgaacaagtaaattttttaaaattagtaaaaaccgagtatggtcataaaaacgcatttgtgcatggaaatactttattacgctacggatcagaatctgccgttgctggttcaaaacaaatgatgcgtccaaaccttcgttagtaattcaaaaatgtcacttcagaaatagtatcacggcttgtgctgtttctaacaagttattggataaacaatgatagaaggatgtgtgtgtgtgtgtatgtgtgtgtgtgtgagtgagagagagagagagagagaaatggagtgTATGAGATCACTTgatgccacacccaagcagagatgctgtcagctttctgaaggtcagctatCTCTATtttgagtcattcactatagaaacagtgatgtctTCCACCATTtcataaacagtgtgtatccaatgtggaaactccagtagaggtaagcaccttgagttctgtaataaatcagtctgtcgtgtctctcagctgtgatgagccttaatgctgaatttgtttgtttaaagttgtttaaaactaTGTTCTAGCTTTAgtcgtgtagtagtaatacgagtgatcacagagcgctgttctatgtaaacaacgaCTAACGGATTCATTTCACATCACCAACTGGTTTATATGACACACAataatgatcttttgccaccacctgctggcttaacatatgtaatgtaaaaatagatgtaaaaagagacaGATAGactacattagctcttaacacatctgcacagctcttacactttagtttagaacagtgctgatgctgtcacaccatcagtgcttataaacgtctcttgtccaatcagattcaaggtcCGGAACTaattgttgtatatatatatatatatatatatatatatatatatatatatatatatatatatatatatgtgtgtgtgtgtgtgtgtgtgtgtctaaaaaggagtacacatttctaaaaaaagTTGATAAaattatctaatgcaatatcttgtgataatCTATGAAATATgtgagatttataaacaatcttattaagccggtcatttttgactggtAACACAAAAGGTGTCAGCACAGacgaacacaacacaagggttaaaggtGATCGGTAACATCAGAAGTAATGTACTCTGCCCATATcttttatatcatatcatatcatagtCCGAGATCAAGATCTTAAAATATACAGAACTCCAAAAACTATTTAGACTCTAAAGCTAGACTTTTTGACacatttttcaagcaaaatatttcaggtttttaaacagattttaaacGTTGCCGTTAAAAGTGGAACATGTCCGtaattaatgtgatgaactacacctgtacAAATACGTTTTTGCCGCATTGGATTTAAAGTGTTGTTATAGGAAATCCATAGATAAAGTATTATCTTCAAATAGCTCACAGATTTCCCTAGATCTATTCTAAGTATTTATGAAGagttacatttttaagaatcaaTTTGCATTTACTGCCTGTGCCGCACATTTATTGTCCaagtttgtttcattttttattttcttgtcatCTCGACTGACAAAATATTTGTAGCTTCataaaatgtgtacatttcaCATAGCTGCTGCCACAGTCCTGTGCAATCTTTTGCTCTGGAATACTTGCACTCATACAAAATGAGCCCTGAAAAGCAGATGCAAGTATTTTGGTGGGAGGGAGCAGTCCACTGTTGGCAAGCTCTACAGGCAATATATGACCGTTAGATGAAGTCACAAACATTGCGACTGGAGTCAACTCCCACTCATCAGGCAACACAGTCAGTGCTTTATGTGAAGAAGTACCAGCTGGTGCCACGGTCTCACAGTCATCCATACTTACATATTTGTTTGTATCAGAAATTAGGAAATGGGCAGGATAATTTGGCATAAATCCATAACTACTATCCTTGGCTGCTTGCTCGCTTTATTTCTTCACAAAATCTGCTTTGCTGAGAAAAGTAAGTAACTCTTATTTCATAATTTTAGATTCAGATCAGCAAGGCTATTGTGTCAGTGCGTCACAATGTGTACATCtcttaatgtttgttttatatgACCAGAAcaatttctttttaatagatgtCATACGAATCAAGTGTTCATGTCCAAGAGTTTTCCATGAAATATTGTGTCACTGATAACAATGAATAAAGTGCCCCGCAAAAACTTTTCATACACTACAAATGTTAATATTACAATGCCAAAAACAGCTTTTAACTGTTTAAAATATTGACATGTTTATACACAATTAGAGTGAAATAGTGTGACTTAAAGCCGTCAGATCAAATTGCtaatataatactaatatattGAATTCAGATTCAGGAAGCTTTATTTACATGCTGAAAAATTCAAAGCATTAATGAACACTATGTTTTATTTATCCATACATATGCATACAATAGAGGGATcatattaaccctttaatgcatgccTTGGGACTTTAGTGACCCTGTACCTCACAGTgggtacctcatccattttttgttgttgtgaccACACCTGGTCAGTGTTCCTCAAACGTTCTCTTctgaataacaacaaaataataatttaattgcaaaaaataaaataaaaataataataacatatatatatataaaactgccTCATTACCAAAAGTGCACATGGTCATTAAAGACCCtagatatgtaatagtgttgtgcgtttatatatatatatatatatatatatatatatatatatatatatatatatatatatatttatttatttatttttttaattattattttattttttgcaattaaattattattttttataattatttcatatctatataattttactatcacaggatatatatttatttgtttaatacaagacaaatgagactatattcataaaaataacaaGTATTTTTCGTGTATATCACGAATTATCAGTATTCCTTATGCAtgtacacatatactgtatatattatacatgctatttcttactataggtggcgctgttgttccagtgattgacttgatttacatttgacattgctatttgactaagaagcaacgtggaagtaaactatagcaagtgtaacacatgaacagtatgatttggcttttgttatttgggtgaaatatttttaaatatgtaagttgtgcatctatttcgagaaaatacatacagtatgtgtagcttatgtgttatgtgtagctcagtgTGTGTTTGAAAGCCAGTTGCGTCCTATTCTATATTTGTCACATCAGCTCTGtgatatatgtaaaataaaacatcaaaatattggAAAATATTCAattgtattattttctaattgccttgaaaatgttttgagaattatctgggcattttgtagatccatttgtgatatatatatatatatatatatatatatgtgtgtgtgtgtgtgtgtgtgtgtgtgtgtgtgtgttgggtctTTAAAGAGTATTAAtcataaacatttctaaaatacaCGTTTGTTTCTGCCATCATACAACGTCATTaaataatggagtggtggtggtgtagtggtctaagcacataactggtaatctggtaatcagaaggttgctggttcgagccccaaagccaccaccattgtgtccttgagcaaggcccttaactccaggttgctccggggggattgcccctgtaataagtgcactgtaagtcgctttggatctgccaaatgcataaatgtaaatgtaatgatgataTGCGTCTTCTCTCTGCAGTTTGTACAGTCCCCTCTGAGCCTGTGACAATAAAGGAGAACAACACCGCTGACACAATTGTTGTCCATATTAACACAACAAAAAAAGATGTAACGCTGAATCTCACAGAGAATCCTGGGAATGCCTTTGATCTGAGAGGTTCAGACCTGCTAGCGAAGAAAGGACTGGACTTCGAAGTATGTTTATTTCCTGAATTTCCATTGTCTTATGCAAATGTAGGTATTGAAACTGTCATGTCCCTGCTGGAAAATCAAGCTAAAACCAGTCTCAGTTGGTTTTACATGGCTTCTACAGGTATTTGGTCCAAGCTAGTAATAGTCATGTATGGTCATTCACTCAAGCTGGTGTTGATGGTTGATCAACTGGACTACCAACTGTCTTCACCTGATTAGAGCTGCTATTGGACAGTTTGACCAATCTAAGCTGGTATGATTTAGGATTTCAGAAGTGGGACTTCTAATGAAGATTCACAATCTCAAAGTTTGTTAGTAACTTCGTTTATGATGTTTTACTGCTTTCCAGACTCTTTCAGGCCCTGAAGAACTAACAGTCCAGGTCCGATGTAATAAAACTGGCTTCAAAAGTGTAAGTCACTTGGTCCAATTACTAGTGAAATTATATTGTGGATGCATCTAAAGTAAAATCATCAGTACAGGTTGATATCAGGCTTGTAATCTACACTGTTATATTTGAGCATTGCTGTAGATCTAGTTGTTTGTGGCCAAGCACCAAAGATGGCGTAAGTACCATTGTAtcttagttttcttattattatgcattttctGCATCAacgtctatggcagcccatagtaGCGTAAAAAGTGAACTTTGATTCACTGATTGGAGAGGATCTGGAAAATGGTGGCAATTTTGGCATCGGCCTCTCAAACATGTTTTATACGTagcagtttcttggtgaaatgaacattagaggtgctacaacaacaatttattttattccctttcacacaaatcacgagtaaaatgattatcagttcataaacacttatttttcgatctgttccacacacaatgctatcttatatctaaacacttttactatggtGCATGACTTGAAAGGTGATGCATTTTGAATTTTGCATTATGTAACCAACTACATTCACAACCGTATCAAGTTGCATGGCAGCTTGCAATGCGGAAGACCCCGGTACGAGTACAGCAGGGCACTTGAGTCGATTCGTGAGCCGAAAGGGTCATAGAAGCACACCAAAATGacgcttcagcaattgtgtttttaatcagagatttgctttttatgacaataTCGGTTAGGTTTTGGTTTAACATTTAGGGTAGggtggttggttttgttgatttaaaacaagGTAGAACATTAACCTTCAAAACATCATTTTTTAGGAATATTTAACTTGCGTTTAGTGGCACatggtggacatttcaccttagaACTGCCgcgatatgtgtaatgaaccacatcatttcattttgcaagcaaaatactgtaattttcatgagatcaggctagtTTCCACTTCTGTTCTGTGTGGTCTAAAACATTATCACTACAATAtactttatttatacatttgttatTATACATATAGCATATAGTTTCATCTGTATATGTGTTTTTTGTCAAAATGATGGCTGTTCAATTTGAAGCATGCTCTTTATCTACAGATCATTCTGACCATGCTTGTTCGTGTGGAGAATATCAATGACAACCCTCCATCGTTTGCTCGGAGCGAGTATACATTTGACATAAATGAGGTGAAAACTTGACtctgttttttcatttttaatagttttttagtTGTTGCAAAACAAATTGCTTAACATACAATGCCAAAGATGTGTCCTCTCTATATCATAATGTTGCATTCTGTCAAAATGGCTCAGCTCACACCAGTTAATACCAGCATTGCCCTGATTGAAGCAATAGATGATGATTCAGAAGTTCTGTATTACTCCATGGAACCAACTGTGGTATGTACTCAATTCATTAACATCATGCTTTTCTCCAATGaaaataaaagatacaaaaacgaacagtgactggtcgtttacatgtctctgtcgcttcacatgcaagcaggcgactTACggtgccctcaagaaacaaatcggccaaagggGAAAATGTATAGGCCGATGccgttaattaaaaaattctgaaaatCGGTCGATTTATCAGCCTCGCCGACATATCAGTCGACCATTAAACCAAACTATCAAAgatgtctagtgcatgtttgcctagaccaacaattaaaaatagcaaaagCCAGGACGCGTTTATATTTATAACAGCAAGATGCAGAATGGGGGGTCTCCTTTTAAGAGTTATAACTTCACATTGTATCTTTTAAAAGCGGCGCAAGATGCATGATAATGGTTAAAGCAGTTTGTCTATTGCATGTTTAAGCATTTAAAATAAGTCCAGATGGGCACAAAAAGGTGTCATGTGTACGCCCCCTTTGGTGTGCAGGAATATTAGGCCCATCTGTCTTGTTTGCTCCTCTTCACCTTTCTGACTGAGCGCCAGTGGGCGGGCCAAGTGTGCGATGATgtaaaagtaggcgttgatgtcttGCTGTAGAGACAGTCATTTGATGATATATTCATTTGTGTGACATCACAAAGTAGGGAAATTCCAAATGAGACATTCTTGCAGCTTTTTGGGTTgaggagaaagttttgagttctgaaacttacagtatgtttttatagttcaTAGAACTCTTGTCAAAAATCAAGGAAAATTgcattcctcatgtcatgacccctttaaacttttCTTTACCGAACAAGTACTTCAGACTTGAGACCATGTATACGCCAAGCATCCTCGTGAACAAGGTTTTGGATTATGATGTCATCCAACAGGTGAAATTGACCTTGAATGTGCAGGTGTGTGAAATGGTATTGTTTCACTTGAATGTTAAAGCTTACAAATTCATCACCCATCTCATGTTTAACAAGCAAGTCTTGAATTTAACAGGACACTCAACCTCCATCACAGCCAGATGAACTGTCCTTCACAGCTTCAACAACCATCACAGTCAATATTAAAGACATTGATAACCGTCCTCCTTGGTTCCAACCATGCACAAGAGTAACCATTGGTAATGCCAAAATCTGCCTGAGCTTGGGCTATAGAGGCAGGGTCAACTTAACGGAGAAACAGGTACCAGTCATTTCTACACCTTTAATCGTTGGTATGAGAATGTTTACTGCATgcagtattgtttttttaatactatataatataaacaattacatttatatttcaagGATGGAACATTGCAATTGCAGCCAGGTCCGGTGTATGCCAAAGATGGGGATAAAAGCAGAAATGAAGAGATAAGCTATAAAATTGTTCGAGGtattaacacatttctttcaaaaataaCGGTTCCCTCTGCACTCACAAAGTTCAACATGCACAGACTATAATTTGTGTTGCTGCATCTAGGAAATGAAGACAGTATATTTCAGATTGATGAGAACTCTGGTAACATAACCATGCTGAAACCAGCAGATATAGCAGGCCCAATATCACTCTTAGTTTTGGTGAGTTATATGTGAAAAGCCTTTAAGAGCCCATTCTGTAATATGTTATGCTTTTTAGCATTTCTTAATTTTAATAAGGCAGCCCTACTTTTATCTGTCCATCCCAGGCTTCCCAAATAACAAACAGAGATCAGTTTGCCACCACTTCAGTCACCATTGATGTCATGAAAAAGAGCAGAAATCCTCCAAGGTTTGAGAAGGAACGATATGAAGGGTATGTTTACAGTAATTCAGGCCCGGAAAACATGGTGCTAAGGGACAGGATCTCAAACAGACCCTTTAGAGTGAGAGCAAGGGATGAAGATTTCGCAAGtgtaagttgcatttttaaattacGATGTTATGTCATCAGTGTTGTTAGTTAcctactttaaaaaaatgtttttgcaaatgTCATTGAGATTGCTTTGAGACTTTGCCAAGTAGAAGGTCTTACTGGAACATCTACATCCAAAAATCAACCAATCAATAATATTTTAGGGTTAGGTTGCTGAGGTTGGGATTGGGGCTTGAAGAATACATTGTATTcctattagagatgcaccgatatgAAACTATTTGCCCGATATAATACAGatttatttgccatttattttgCCCTATATTGACGTAACAACGCTTTttcactgttctaacaataaataagttTCATTGaacattggatctgttgaacacgaCAGGCCAAAATGTTAAAGAGAGCCACAGTGAAAGatgcaaacaacataaaaaaatccaaaaaaacacagtttttgcatttctgttgttttgcagtttaaaacGAAGCCTTTTAAGGTTTATTAATCACACAAAgccatattgtgatttcaatcttatttcAATCACTCaagcagcattaatggatatcacaCCGACATTtttctcagaagtcaaagtcttgCTGGTTTCAAAGGGTTTTAGATGGTTTCCCTCAACAGGTAGCCT
The sequence above is a segment of the Xyrauchen texanus isolate HMW12.3.18 chromosome 2, RBS_HiC_50CHRs, whole genome shotgun sequence genome. Coding sequences within it:
- the cdhr5a gene encoding cadherin-related family member 5 isoform X1, whose product is MGRIIWHKSITTILGCLLALFLHKICFAEKICTVPSEPVTIKENNTADTIVVHINTTKKDVTLNLTENPGNAFDLRGSDLLAKKGLDFETLSGPEELTVQVRCNKTGFKSIILTMLVRVENINDNPPSFARSEYTFDINELTPVNTSIALIEAIDDDSEVLYYSMEPTVYFRLETMYTPSILVNKVLDYDVIQQVKLTLNVQDTQPPSQPDELSFTASTTITVNIKDIDNRPPWFQPCTRVTIGNAKICLSLGYRGRVNLTEKQDGTLQLQPGPVYAKDGDKSRNEEISYKIVRGNEDSIFQIDENSGNITMLKPADIAGPISLLVLASQITNRDQFATTSVTIDVMKKSRNPPRFEKERYEGYVYSNSGPENMVLRDRISNRPFRVRARDEDFASGINPDIRYEVQYSSYVNITTDGFILLKKAVRTDSFALQLRAVDISTGESGTAALSVVVLPLVGVQSPDESYRAGDMALLGFVMAALLVLCLIVIGYLISRVKKGNPGTLMLSECLGSCLKFTQPPNRPSPRDSMQFTNDGFLNEGDPGRSRSRRAELRDRRLDAVQAARMQVIPRERQKHCSACGLRVHANHAHHSSPAIQIKGRASKERVKSILAKERKRDDRQKTVWFKESEDSSDIEVEIIPDNIGLKPEEDMEKVEKDIASPPLESSEMELGDLTMLNIQDLSNSRETAISDSGDGLNMDKRDQ